One region of Polaribacter pectinis genomic DNA includes:
- a CDS encoding S41 family peptidase translates to MKNVFKIAAILFITSFFFNCSKDYEVPDNLIVHDFVWKGLNAYYLHQDQIEDLSDRRFNSDQELNAYLSGFPDYNTLFSSLLINTDAKSTLIEDYTNLDEIPLRNSLTNGMEFGIIAEPGSMNNVLAYVSLILPNSDATTKNIERGEFFHAVNGIQLTKDNFLDLLYPTTATLTLEMADFNGTTVTPNLKQVTLERLDYEHSAIFLEKTFTSGANNIGYLVYNNDFSRNYINDLNETFLSFKNQSVNELVLDLRYNIGGGSFAKNISQIAAMITGQFTDEVVIKEEWNTKAQPWFLANQPDSLVTKFPLKLNKTANINSLNLSDVYIILNGNNFTGSSAIELLINSLRPHINVHVIGNSTSGNNTGSITLYNSEDYDFANRNETHTVALQPIVLSFLNKNDETYENGFTPNVDLCANENILNLGVFGETSDPILNRVLNYVSTGNVGSSTCNSSDLEFIYNSINAQRETDKGVFIKQNLPNTN, encoded by the coding sequence ATGAAAAACGTTTTTAAAATAGCTGCAATTCTTTTTATAACTTCATTTTTTTTTAATTGTTCTAAAGATTATGAAGTTCCAGACAATTTAATTGTTCATGATTTTGTTTGGAAAGGTTTAAACGCATACTATTTACATCAAGATCAAATAGAAGATTTATCTGATAGGCGTTTTAATTCTGATCAAGAATTAAATGCTTATCTAAGTGGATTTCCAGATTACAACACACTGTTTTCTAGTTTGCTTATAAATACGGATGCAAAATCGACTTTAATTGAAGATTACACCAATTTAGACGAAATTCCTTTAAGAAATTCTTTAACTAACGGAATGGAATTCGGAATAATAGCAGAACCTGGTAGCATGAATAATGTTTTAGCATATGTTTCTCTTATTTTACCAAATTCTGATGCTACTACAAAAAATATTGAAAGAGGTGAATTTTTTCATGCTGTAAATGGTATACAATTAACTAAAGATAATTTTTTAGATTTGTTATATCCAACAACTGCAACATTAACTTTAGAAATGGCAGATTTTAATGGAACTACAGTTACACCAAATCTTAAACAAGTTACTTTAGAAAGATTAGATTATGAACATTCGGCTATCTTTCTAGAAAAAACTTTTACTTCTGGAGCAAACAATATTGGCTATTTAGTTTATAATAATGATTTTTCTAGAAATTACATAAACGATTTAAACGAGACATTTTTAAGTTTTAAAAATCAATCTGTTAATGAATTAGTTTTAGATTTAAGATATAATATTGGTGGAGGAAGTTTTGCTAAAAATATATCGCAAATTGCTGCTATGATAACTGGGCAGTTTACAGATGAAGTTGTTATAAAAGAAGAATGGAATACAAAAGCACAACCTTGGTTTTTGGCAAATCAGCCAGATTCTTTGGTAACCAAGTTTCCATTAAAGCTAAATAAAACAGCAAACATTAATAGCTTGAATTTATCGGATGTTTATATTATTTTAAATGGAAATAATTTTACAGGTTCTTCTGCTATAGAATTATTAATTAATAGCTTAAGACCTCATATAAACGTTCATGTTATTGGTAATTCTACTAGCGGAAATAATACTGGTTCAATAACTTTATACAATTCTGAAGATTACGATTTTGCTAATAGAAATGAAACTCATACTGTAGCTTTACAACCTATTGTGTTAAGTTTTCTAAATAAAAACGACGAAACATATGAAAACGGATTTACACCCAACGTAGATTTATGTGCAAATGAGAATATTTTAAATTTAGGAGTTTTTGGAGAAACATCTGACCCGATTTTAAACCGTGTTTTAAATTATGTTTCAACCGGTAATGTTGGTAGTTCTACTTGTAATTCTTCCGATTTAGAGTTTATTTATAACAGTATTAATGCACAAAGAGAAACTGATAAAGGTGTATTTATCAAACAAAATTTACCAAATACCAATTAA
- a CDS encoding S41 family peptidase → MKKIIQLSILTFLLLIASCTKSDSEDVIEPVVNDDINYFIWNGMNAYYLWQKDVPDLADNRFATFSELYTYFRGYSSPENVFESLLNRPADRFSWIVDDYIELENSFQGINVSNGMEFGLKRYNNSAVNIYGYVRYVIPNSDAAAKGIKRGMLFNAVNGTQLTDSNYTSLLFGNSTNYTAEFADYNNGNPISNGTSVNLNKTQLQENPVAISKVITDGNKKIGYLLYNQFASTYDRQLNAAFANFKAANVDELIIDLRYNGGGSVRTSTYLGGMITGQFNGQLYSKEIWNEKVQDAVSADRFLNNFTDEIKNTDQNGNVVVQENINSLNLNSVYFIVSGSTASASELVINALSAYIDVKLVGTKTVGKQVGSITLYDSEDLQRDGNNLNPDHRYAMQPIVLEISNKNGQNNPNGYTPGSVTSPGIALAEDYGNLGVLGERSDPLLDRTLTYISTGSKGNFSQKSVEYSEIYNSKLATPASNNMYVKVLKK, encoded by the coding sequence ATGAAAAAAATTATACAATTAAGCATACTAACTTTTTTACTTTTAATTGCATCTTGTACAAAAAGTGATTCTGAAGATGTCATTGAACCAGTTGTAAATGATGATATCAATTATTTTATTTGGAATGGAATGAATGCTTACTATTTATGGCAGAAAGATGTTCCAGATTTAGCAGATAATAGATTTGCTACTTTTAGTGAGTTATATACTTACTTTAGAGGTTATTCTTCACCAGAAAATGTTTTTGAAAGTTTGTTAAACAGACCAGCAGATCGTTTTTCTTGGATTGTTGATGATTATATTGAACTAGAAAACTCTTTCCAAGGAATTAATGTTAGTAACGGAATGGAGTTTGGATTAAAAAGATATAATAATAGTGCTGTAAATATTTATGGTTATGTACGTTATGTAATACCAAATTCAGATGCTGCAGCTAAAGGAATAAAACGTGGAATGCTTTTTAACGCAGTTAACGGAACTCAATTAACAGATAGTAATTACACTAGTTTATTGTTTGGAAATTCTACAAATTATACAGCAGAGTTTGCAGATTATAATAATGGGAATCCAATTTCTAACGGTACTTCTGTTAATTTAAATAAAACTCAACTTCAAGAAAATCCTGTGGCAATTTCTAAAGTGATTACAGATGGAAATAAAAAAATAGGATATTTATTATACAATCAATTTGCAAGTACTTATGACAGGCAATTAAATGCCGCTTTTGCTAATTTTAAAGCTGCAAATGTAGATGAATTAATTATAGATTTACGTTACAATGGTGGTGGTTCTGTTAGAACGTCAACCTATTTAGGAGGTATGATAACTGGTCAATTTAACGGACAATTATATTCTAAAGAAATTTGGAATGAAAAAGTACAAGATGCTGTTTCTGCGGATAGGTTTTTAAATAACTTTACAGATGAAATTAAAAATACCGACCAAAATGGTAATGTAGTTGTACAGGAAAATATTAATAGTTTAAATTTAAATAGCGTTTATTTTATTGTTTCTGGTAGTACTGCATCTGCATCAGAATTGGTTATTAATGCTTTAAGTGCTTATATTGATGTGAAACTAGTTGGAACAAAAACTGTTGGTAAACAAGTAGGTTCTATTACATTATATGATTCTGAAGATTTACAAAGAGATGGAAATAATTTAAACCCAGATCATAGATACGCAATGCAGCCCATTGTTTTAGAAATTTCTAACAAGAACGGCCAAAATAATCCAAATGGTTATACACCAGGTTCGGTTACAAGTCCAGGAATTGCATTAGCTGAAGATTATGGTAATTTAGGTGTTTTAGGAGAACGATCAGATCCTTTATTGGATAGAACTCTTACTTATATTTCTACTGGATCTAAAGGGAATTTTAGTCAAAAAAGTGTTGAATATTCTGAAATTTATAATTCTAAATTAGCAACACCTGCAAGTAACAACATGTATGTTAAAGTTTTAAAGAAATAA
- a CDS encoding patatin-like phospholipase family protein has product MKKALVISGGGSKGAFAGGVAQYLMKNEGNTYDLFLGTSTGSLMVSHLALGMLDELKELYTNVNQETIFSNNPFTIKKVAGEKIISINHLNTFWNFLNGRKTFGESKNLRSLIKNKITKEMYVKIRAANKEVVVTVSNLTANQIEYKSIQDCTYEDFCDWIWGSCNYVPFMSLLEKDHCQYADGGFGSLVPIREAILRGATEIDAIILETEVTQINRLHSKNPFSLLFDVFDFMLTHVERHNITIGKLAANNKNVKLNLYYTPTVLTTNSLVFDQNLMRKWWKSGFKYAKSKREELMSEFRPDILTDQEIEEGIEDVENLNI; this is encoded by the coding sequence ATGAAGAAAGCATTGGTAATTTCTGGAGGTGGAAGTAAAGGCGCGTTTGCAGGTGGTGTTGCACAATACCTTATGAAAAATGAAGGAAATACATATGATTTGTTTTTAGGAACTTCTACAGGAAGTTTAATGGTTTCTCACTTAGCTTTAGGTATGTTAGATGAGTTAAAAGAATTATACACAAACGTAAATCAAGAAACCATTTTTAGTAACAATCCGTTTACAATTAAAAAAGTTGCTGGCGAAAAAATTATAAGCATCAACCATTTAAATACTTTTTGGAACTTCTTAAACGGTAGAAAAACTTTTGGAGAAAGTAAAAACTTAAGAAGCTTAATCAAAAATAAGATTACCAAAGAAATGTATGTTAAGATTAGAGCTGCCAACAAAGAAGTTGTGGTGACCGTTTCTAATTTAACGGCAAACCAAATTGAATATAAATCTATACAAGATTGTACTTACGAAGACTTTTGCGATTGGATTTGGGGTTCTTGCAACTACGTTCCTTTTATGAGTTTGTTAGAAAAAGATCATTGCCAATATGCAGATGGAGGTTTTGGTTCTTTGGTGCCAATTAGAGAAGCCATTTTAAGAGGAGCAACAGAAATTGATGCCATTATTCTAGAAACAGAAGTAACCCAAATAAACAGATTGCATTCTAAAAATCCGTTTTCTTTGCTGTTTGATGTCTTCGATTTTATGTTAACACACGTAGAAAGACACAATATTACCATTGGTAAATTGGCAGCTAACAACAAAAATGTAAAACTAAACTTATATTATACACCAACTGTTCTAACAACAAATTCATTGGTTTTTGATCAAAATTTAATGCGCAAATGGTGGAAATCTGGATTTAAATATGCCAAGTCTAAACGAGAAGAATTAATGAGTGAATTTAGACCAGATATTCTTACAGATCAAGAAATTGAAGAAGGAATAGAAGATGTAGAAAACTTGAATATTTAA
- a CDS encoding WD40/YVTN/BNR-like repeat-containing protein, with translation MKRIIVIIFAFLFLISCKQEYIPRNIEKVTIKEYKIESTSIRAIQVIDSETVYFAGSNGNIGFTKNGGNSWEKTTIMYKDSIKPAFRSLALNKEDSFVLSVGNPALLYKITDNETELVYSEEHVKVFYDSMHFFDDNKHGIAVGDPTENCASIILTEDGGKTWNKISCNNLPVFEDGEAFFAASNTNIKTIGSTVWIASGGKKARVLKSDDFGKTWAIYNTPIIQGNGPQGIYSIDFADKNNGIVIGGDYSKPEENKANKAITIDGGKTWTLLADGENPNYKSCVQYVPNTDGKEVFAVGKTGISFSNNAGKTWKEVSKDGYYSIQFVDKNTAWLSGNNKIGKLLLK, from the coding sequence ATGAAAAGAATAATCGTAATTATTTTTGCTTTCCTTTTTTTAATTTCTTGTAAGCAAGAATATATACCTAGAAATATAGAAAAAGTTACTATTAAAGAATATAAAATAGAGAGTACAAGTATTAGAGCAATTCAAGTAATAGATTCAGAAACTGTATATTTTGCAGGTTCTAACGGAAATATTGGTTTTACAAAGAATGGCGGAAATTCATGGGAGAAAACAACTATTATGTATAAAGATTCCATAAAACCCGCTTTTAGAAGTCTTGCATTAAATAAAGAAGATTCTTTTGTTCTATCTGTTGGAAACCCTGCATTGTTGTATAAAATTACCGATAATGAAACGGAATTAGTTTATTCTGAAGAACACGTAAAAGTATTTTATGATTCTATGCATTTTTTTGATGATAACAAACACGGAATTGCAGTTGGAGATCCAACAGAAAATTGTGCCTCAATTATTCTTACTGAAGATGGAGGGAAAACTTGGAACAAAATTTCTTGTAATAATTTACCTGTTTTTGAAGACGGAGAAGCATTTTTTGCAGCAAGTAACACCAATATTAAAACAATTGGAAGTACAGTTTGGATTGCATCTGGAGGAAAAAAAGCAAGGGTTTTAAAATCTGATGATTTTGGGAAAACTTGGGCAATTTATAATACGCCAATTATACAGGGAAATGGCCCACAAGGTATTTATTCTATTGATTTTGCTGATAAAAATAACGGAATTGTAATTGGTGGCGATTATTCTAAACCAGAAGAGAACAAAGCTAACAAAGCAATTACAATTGATGGTGGAAAAACTTGGACACTTCTTGCAGATGGTGAAAACCCAAACTACAAAAGTTGTGTGCAATACGTTCCAAATACAGATGGAAAAGAAGTTTTTGCGGTTGGAAAAACAGGAATTTCTTTCTCTAATAATGCTGGTAAAACTTGGAAAGAAGTTTCTAAAGATGGTTATTATTCCATTCAGTTTGTAGATAAAAACACAGCTTGGTTATCTGGAAATAATAAAATAGGCAAATTGCTTTTAAAATAG
- the pepT gene encoding peptidase T, with product MIDKQHITDRFIKYVRIDTESDPNNPAFPSTEKQWDLAKILVKDLKKIGLKDVDLDENCYIMATLPSNLDYDVPTVGFVAHIDTSPDFTGKNVNPQIIENYQGNDIILNEEKNIILSPDYFEDLLQYKGQTLITTDGTTLLGADDKAGVTEIVTAMEYLINNPEIKHGKIRICFTPDEEVGKGAHLFDVEKFAAEWAYTMDGSQIGELEYENFNAASAKITITGKIVHPGYAKGKMINSMLIANEFISVVPPEEVPEKTTGYEGFFHLHDMNGNVEETVLEYIIRDHDLDLFEKRKYLMQKIAFDFNERLGQELIKVEIKNQYFNMKQKVVPVMHIVDIVEEVMKDIGITPLIKPIRGGTDGSQLSYKGLPCPNIFAGGHNFHGRFEYVPVESMIKATEVIVKVAEKVSEKFK from the coding sequence ATGATTGATAAACAACATATTACAGACCGTTTTATTAAATACGTAAGAATAGATACAGAATCTGATCCTAACAACCCTGCATTTCCAAGTACAGAAAAACAATGGGATTTAGCGAAGATATTAGTTAAAGATTTAAAGAAAATAGGGTTAAAAGATGTCGATTTAGACGAAAACTGTTACATCATGGCAACATTGCCAAGTAATTTAGATTATGATGTACCAACAGTTGGTTTTGTTGCGCACATTGATACAAGTCCAGATTTCACAGGAAAAAACGTGAATCCGCAAATAATTGAGAATTACCAAGGAAATGATATCATTTTAAATGAAGAAAAAAACATTATTCTTTCACCAGATTATTTCGAAGATTTATTACAATACAAAGGTCAGACTTTAATTACCACAGATGGTACCACACTTTTAGGCGCAGATGACAAAGCTGGTGTTACTGAAATAGTAACTGCAATGGAATATTTAATAAATAATCCAGAGATAAAACATGGTAAAATTAGAATTTGTTTTACGCCAGATGAAGAAGTTGGTAAAGGAGCACATTTATTTGATGTAGAAAAATTTGCCGCAGAATGGGCATATACAATGGATGGAAGCCAAATTGGCGAACTAGAATACGAAAATTTTAACGCAGCTTCAGCAAAAATTACAATTACGGGTAAAATTGTGCATCCTGGTTATGCTAAAGGAAAAATGATTAACTCAATGCTAATTGCAAATGAATTTATAAGTGTAGTTCCCCCAGAAGAAGTTCCAGAAAAAACAACTGGTTATGAAGGTTTTTTCCATTTACATGATATGAATGGAAATGTAGAAGAAACTGTTTTGGAATACATTATTAGAGATCATGATTTAGATTTATTTGAAAAGCGTAAATATTTAATGCAAAAAATAGCATTCGATTTTAATGAACGTTTAGGTCAAGAACTGATTAAGGTTGAAATTAAAAATCAATATTTTAATATGAAACAAAAAGTTGTACCTGTTATGCATATTGTAGATATTGTTGAAGAAGTAATGAAAGATATTGGTATTACCCCGTTAATTAAACCAATTCGTGGCGGAACAGATGGTTCTCAACTTTCATATAAAGGTTTACCTTGTCCTAATATTTTTGCTGGAGGACATAATTTTCATGGACGTTTTGAGTATGTACCTGTAGAATCTATGATTAAAGCAACAGAAGTTATTGTTAAGGTTGCAGAAAAGGTATCAGAAAAATTTAAATAA
- a CDS encoding 1-acyl-sn-glycerol-3-phosphate acyltransferase, producing the protein MKRFARFILFNILGWKLVGDFSKEVKKYVVIAAPHTSWVDFPIAILSRMASGVMINFIGKNSLFKGPFGFFFRAMGGTPVDRTKSNNLVDAIVQIFNNKEEFRLGLSPEGTRKKVDKWKTGFYYIAKGANVPIVMATLDFENKQIKISEPYYTTANKDKDFEVFHSFYKGIKGKNPELF; encoded by the coding sequence ATGAAACGATTCGCAAGATTTATATTATTTAATATTTTAGGTTGGAAATTGGTTGGTGACTTCTCTAAAGAAGTTAAAAAATATGTAGTTATTGCTGCACCTCACACAAGTTGGGTAGATTTTCCTATTGCAATTTTATCTAGAATGGCTTCTGGGGTTATGATTAATTTTATTGGAAAAAACTCCTTATTTAAAGGACCTTTTGGTTTTTTCTTTAGAGCAATGGGTGGTACACCAGTAGATAGAACAAAAAGTAATAATTTAGTTGATGCTATTGTACAAATATTTAACAACAAAGAAGAATTTAGATTGGGTTTATCTCCTGAAGGAACTCGTAAAAAAGTTGATAAATGGAAAACAGGTTTCTATTATATTGCCAAAGGAGCCAATGTTCCTATAGTAATGGCAACGTTAGATTTTGAAAATAAACAAATTAAAATATCCGAACCATATTACACTACAGCCAATAAAGACAAGGACTTTGAGGTGTTTCATTCTTTTTACAAAGGTATAAAAGGAAAAAATCCTGAATTATTTTAA
- the rmuC gene encoding DNA recombination protein RmuC, whose product MNEIFIYLLIAILFSVIGLFIGRLLAKLNFEKEKGNSEKERTTLEMQNSSLQVSVKNSENKISELQSELKFIQKEKESLISDKTRLETEYKNTEEKLSENKEEVEKLHEKFNKEFENLANKILDEKSTKFTLQNKENLKVILNPLQEKIKGFEDKVEKTHKESIDYHAALRQQILGLKEMNLQMSKETINLTKALKGDNKTQGNWGELVLERVLEKSGLEKDREYFVQQSFTNDDGKRVLPDVVIHLPDNKKMIVDSKVSLVAYEQFVNAEEDDLKERFLKEHILSLRRHVEQLSEKKYEDIYKIESPDFVLLFIPIEPAFAVAINSDNNLYNKAFEKNIVIVTPSTLLATLRTIDTMWNNEKQQRNALEIARQAGALYDKFHGLLSDLIGVGKKIDASKTDYNAAMNKLFEGKGNLITSVEKLKKMGAKAKKALPENIIERAKDED is encoded by the coding sequence ATGAACGAAATATTTATTTACTTATTAATTGCTATATTATTTTCTGTAATTGGTTTATTTATAGGAAGATTACTTGCCAAACTGAATTTTGAAAAAGAAAAAGGAAATTCAGAAAAAGAAAGAACAACGTTAGAAATGCAAAACTCTTCTTTGCAAGTAAGCGTTAAAAATTCTGAAAACAAGATTAGTGAACTACAAAGTGAATTAAAATTCATTCAAAAAGAAAAAGAAAGTTTAATTTCTGATAAAACTCGTCTAGAAACAGAATATAAAAACACTGAAGAAAAATTATCAGAAAATAAAGAAGAAGTAGAAAAATTACATGAGAAATTTAATAAAGAGTTCGAGAATTTAGCGAATAAAATTTTAGATGAAAAGTCTACAAAATTCACACTTCAAAATAAAGAAAACTTAAAAGTTATTTTAAATCCACTTCAAGAAAAAATTAAAGGTTTTGAGGATAAAGTAGAAAAAACACATAAAGAGAGTATCGATTATCATGCGGCTTTACGTCAGCAAATTTTAGGTTTAAAAGAGATGAACTTACAAATGAGTAAGGAAACCATCAATTTAACCAAAGCATTAAAAGGTGATAATAAAACCCAAGGAAACTGGGGAGAATTAGTTCTAGAAAGAGTTTTAGAAAAATCTGGTTTAGAGAAAGATAGAGAATATTTTGTACAGCAAAGCTTTACCAACGATGATGGAAAAAGAGTTTTGCCAGATGTTGTAATTCACTTACCAGATAACAAAAAAATGATTGTAGATTCTAAAGTTTCTTTAGTTGCTTATGAACAATTTGTAAATGCTGAAGAAGATGATTTAAAAGAACGTTTTCTAAAAGAACACATACTTTCTTTAAGAAGGCATGTAGAACAATTAAGTGAAAAGAAATACGAAGATATTTATAAAATAGAATCTCCAGATTTTGTTTTGTTATTTATTCCAATAGAACCAGCTTTTGCTGTTGCAATAAATTCCGATAATAACTTATATAATAAAGCGTTCGAAAAAAACATTGTAATTGTTACTCCTTCTACTCTTCTCGCTACTTTACGTACAATTGATACAATGTGGAATAATGAAAAACAACAAAGAAATGCGCTTGAAATTGCAAGACAAGCTGGTGCTTTGTATGATAAGTTTCACGGTCTTTTAAGCGATTTAATTGGTGTTGGCAAGAAAATAGATGCGTCTAAAACTGATTACAATGCTGCAATGAATAAGCTTTTTGAAGGAAAAGGAAATTTAATTACAAGTGTAGAAAAGTTAAAGAAAATGGGAGCTAAAGCTAAAAAAGCATTGCCAGAAAATATTATAGAACGTGCAAAAGACGAAGATTAA
- a CDS encoding CsbD family protein yields MNSDTNEGKWKQIKGEFKEKFGRATNDKSTEAEGSFDKLVGEIQEKYGETREKIEKEVKSW; encoded by the coding sequence ATGAATTCAGATACAAACGAAGGAAAGTGGAAACAAATTAAGGGAGAATTTAAAGAGAAGTTTGGTAGAGCTACAAATGATAAGTCTACAGAAGCTGAAGGTTCTTTTGATAAATTAGTTGGAGAAATTCAAGAAAAATACGGAGAAACTCGAGAAAAAATTGAAAAAGAAGTTAAGAGTTGGTAA
- a CDS encoding FG-GAP-like repeat-containing protein gives MRITLILALLISNFCWSQVKFSEIASSSNLNFSFGAGVYGGGISFVDYNNDGWDDLTIATETGSSIRFFKNNSGNFIEDTTISIDNITLETKQIIWVDFDNDNDKDLFLTSREGVVKLFQNNGNLVFDDISSQAGLTSFATSTWGASWGDFNNDGYLDIFLTFLKTGNTQPNALLKNNGNGTFTNVSISAGINQLNDPTFCAAFFDYNNDGLQDIFVTNHKYDQSYLYKNNGNETFSDVSVASGANILADGMSSTIGDYNNDGWFDIYVTNSAAGNFHLKNNGNNTFTRVEDDMGTKFLNVSWGAVFLDADNDSYLDLYVSGQENGTDNLLPSAFYRNNLNLNFVIPENIGLEEDKRRSFSNAIGDIDNDGYPEIFVVNENESNFLWKNESVNNGNNWLKIKLVGINSNKDGVGNKIEVIANGKSQFRYTLCGEGYLAQNSSYEFFGLSDATSVESIKVTWHKTGVVETIQNVAINKAIIIEEGNGILNTNSFKENDIFVSPNPSSNGIYKFHFPEFKIYTISVFDVSGRNIITKKMTSIDSILDLSKHAKGIYLVKMRAGNHQKVIKLIKQ, from the coding sequence ATGAGAATAACTTTAATCTTGGCATTATTGATATCCAACTTTTGTTGGTCTCAAGTAAAATTTTCTGAAATAGCTTCAAGTTCAAATTTAAATTTTTCGTTTGGTGCAGGAGTTTATGGTGGTGGAATTTCTTTTGTAGATTATAATAACGATGGATGGGACGATTTAACAATAGCTACTGAAACTGGTAGTTCTATTCGTTTTTTTAAGAATAATTCTGGAAACTTTATTGAAGATACTACAATATCTATAGATAATATTACTTTAGAAACCAAGCAAATTATTTGGGTAGATTTTGATAATGATAATGATAAAGATTTATTTCTTACAAGTAGAGAAGGAGTCGTAAAATTATTTCAAAATAATGGTAATCTTGTTTTTGATGACATTTCTTCTCAAGCAGGTTTAACATCTTTTGCAACATCTACTTGGGGGGCTTCTTGGGGAGATTTTAATAATGATGGATATTTAGATATTTTTTTAACTTTTTTAAAAACAGGAAATACACAACCAAATGCATTGTTAAAAAATAATGGAAATGGAACTTTTACTAATGTAAGTATTTCTGCAGGAATTAATCAATTAAATGACCCAACATTTTGTGCCGCTTTTTTCGATTATAATAATGACGGCTTGCAAGATATTTTTGTAACAAATCATAAATACGACCAAAGTTACTTGTACAAAAACAATGGTAATGAAACTTTTTCTGATGTTAGTGTAGCATCTGGAGCAAATATTTTAGCAGACGGTATGTCTTCTACAATAGGAGATTATAATAATGATGGTTGGTTTGATATTTATGTTACCAATTCTGCTGCAGGAAATTTTCATCTCAAAAACAATGGAAACAATACATTTACGAGAGTTGAAGATGATATGGGTACTAAATTTTTAAATGTTTCTTGGGGTGCTGTCTTTCTAGATGCAGATAACGACTCCTATTTAGATTTATATGTTAGTGGGCAAGAAAATGGAACTGATAACTTATTACCATCTGCCTTTTACAGAAATAATTTGAATCTAAACTTTGTAATTCCAGAAAATATTGGTTTAGAAGAAGATAAGAGAAGAAGTTTTTCTAATGCAATCGGAGATATAGATAATGATGGATATCCAGAAATTTTTGTGGTTAATGAAAATGAATCAAATTTTTTATGGAAAAATGAATCAGTAAATAATGGTAATAATTGGTTAAAAATAAAATTAGTTGGTATAAATAGCAATAAAGATGGTGTTGGAAATAAAATTGAAGTAATTGCTAATGGAAAATCACAATTTAGGTACACACTTTGTGGAGAAGGTTATTTAGCACAAAATTCTTCTTATGAATTCTTTGGTTTATCAGATGCTACTTCAGTAGAATCTATAAAAGTTACTTGGCACAAAACAGGAGTTGTAGAAACAATACAGAATGTTGCAATAAATAAAGCAATAATTATAGAAGAAGGAAATGGCATTTTAAATACAAATTCATTTAAAGAGAATGATATATTTGTTTCTCCAAATCCGAGTTCTAATGGAATTTATAAATTTCATTTTCCTGAATTTAAAATATATACTATATCTGTTTTTGATGTTTCTGGTAGAAATATTATAACTAAAAAAATGACAAGTATAGATTCTATTTTGGATTTAAGTAAACACGCAAAAGGTATTTATTTAGTAAAAATGAGAGCTGGTAATCATCAAAAAGTAATAAAACTAATTAAACAATAA